One Bosea sp. 685 DNA segment encodes these proteins:
- the mmsB gene encoding multiple monosaccharide ABC transporter permease, whose protein sequence is MSGKASSEAPARPAGNHLKTGLRDYGMLMSLVAIMLFFQVMTGGTLLRPLNLTNLVLQNSFIVIMALGMLLVIVTGHIDLSVGSVAGAVGAVAAVLMVRYEMHFVPAALICLALGALIGAAQGYWVAYFKIPSFIVTLAGMLVFKGLALAILQGQSLGPFPATFQKLSSGFIPELMPEAGALYPTSLAIGAALAILLVVLNLKSRMRQQSHGIPVEPQGFFIAKNLAFAAIILYATYLIASYRGLPNVLVVMGVLIALYAFVTTRTSIGRQIYAVGGNARAAKLSGVRTEWLTFLTFVNMGVLAALAGLVFAARLNTATPKAGLGFELDVIAACFIGGASAYGGVGRVSGAVIGALIMGVMNNGMSILGIGIDYQQVIKGLVLLGAVCLDVYNQKR, encoded by the coding sequence TTGAGCGGCAAAGCCTCAAGCGAAGCACCGGCGCGTCCGGCGGGCAACCACCTTAAGACGGGCCTGCGCGACTACGGCATGCTGATGTCGCTGGTGGCGATCATGCTGTTCTTCCAGGTCATGACCGGGGGCACGCTGCTGCGCCCGCTGAACCTGACCAATCTGGTGCTTCAGAACAGCTTCATCGTCATCATGGCGCTGGGGATGCTGCTGGTCATCGTCACCGGCCATATCGACCTCTCGGTCGGCTCGGTGGCGGGCGCGGTCGGCGCGGTCGCTGCCGTGCTGATGGTGCGCTACGAGATGCATTTCGTGCCAGCCGCCTTGATCTGCCTGGCACTGGGCGCGCTGATCGGCGCGGCGCAAGGCTATTGGGTCGCCTATTTCAAGATCCCCTCCTTCATCGTGACGCTTGCCGGCATGCTCGTCTTCAAGGGGCTGGCGCTGGCGATCCTGCAGGGCCAGTCGCTGGGGCCGTTCCCGGCGACCTTCCAGAAGCTGTCCTCGGGCTTCATCCCCGAGCTGATGCCGGAAGCCGGCGCACTCTACCCGACCTCGCTGGCGATCGGCGCTGCGCTCGCGATCCTGCTCGTGGTGCTCAATCTCAAGAGCCGCATGCGCCAGCAGAGCCATGGCATCCCGGTCGAGCCGCAGGGCTTCTTCATCGCCAAGAACCTCGCCTTCGCCGCGATCATCCTCTACGCGACCTATCTCATCGCCTCCTATCGCGGCCTGCCGAACGTGCTCGTGGTGATGGGGGTACTGATCGCGCTCTATGCCTTCGTGACGACGCGCACCAGCATCGGCCGGCAGATCTATGCAGTCGGCGGCAATGCGCGCGCCGCCAAGCTTTCGGGCGTGCGCACGGAATGGCTGACCTTCCTGACCTTCGTGAATATGGGCGTTCTCGCAGCGCTCGCCGGCCTCGTCTTCGCGGCGCGGCTCAACACGGCGACCCCGAAGGCGGGGCTGGGCTTCGAGCTTGACGTGATCGCCGCCTGCTTCATCGGCGGCGCCTCGGCCTATGGCGGGGTCGGGCGTGTCTCGGGGGCGGTGATCGGCGCGCTCATCATGGGCGTGATGAACAACGGCATGTCGATCCTGGGCATCGGCATCGACTATCAGCAGGTGATCAAGGGCCTCGTCCTGCTGGGTGCGGTCTGCCTCGACGTCTACAATCAGAAGCGCTGA
- a CDS encoding DeoR/GlpR family DNA-binding transcription regulator — protein sequence MTRDIAARRQRTILENLDRLESVTVEELALSLEVSRETIRRDLKVLSSDGLLSIVHGGAIRNESSEASFASRRGVNREGKERIASVAASMLGDGMTILLDSGTTTAAVARALARSDCKRLVVHTTSLENARLVSRLPGARVFLIGGEFDRNEDATSGPEALRAITRLSADLSFVSVGGVDAEGRLTDYTRAGAATRSALLHAAELGYLMADSSKFGLVLPSRISGDEGCAGLLVDQLPPDQITAKLAENGVRIVTG from the coding sequence ATGACACGTGACATCGCGGCGAGGCGGCAGCGCACCATTCTGGAAAATCTCGATAGGCTGGAATCCGTTACCGTCGAGGAGCTTGCCCTATCGCTCGAAGTCTCGCGCGAGACCATCCGGCGCGACCTCAAGGTTTTGTCGTCGGACGGATTGCTATCGATCGTTCATGGTGGGGCCATTCGAAACGAGAGTTCGGAGGCATCCTTCGCCAGCCGCCGGGGCGTGAACCGCGAGGGCAAGGAGCGGATTGCCAGTGTGGCGGCCTCGATGCTTGGCGATGGCATGACGATCCTGCTCGATTCGGGCACCACGACCGCAGCTGTGGCGCGCGCCCTGGCGCGGTCAGACTGCAAGCGGCTGGTCGTACACACGACTTCGCTCGAGAATGCGCGACTGGTCAGCCGGTTGCCGGGCGCTCGGGTCTTTCTGATCGGTGGCGAGTTCGACCGTAACGAGGACGCGACCTCAGGCCCCGAAGCCCTGCGGGCGATCACACGCCTCTCGGCCGATCTCTCGTTCGTCAGCGTAGGCGGCGTCGATGCGGAAGGGCGGCTCACCGACTATACGCGCGCCGGGGCCGCGACCCGAAGCGCCCTTCTGCATGCCGCCGAGCTCGGCTACCTGATGGCCGACAGCAGCAAATTCGGGCTCGTTCTGCCCAGCAGGATCTCAGGCGACGAGGGTTGCGCCGGGTTGTTGGTCGACCAGCTTCCACCAGATCAGATCACCGCGAAACTGGCAGAAAACGGCGTCCGCATCGTCACGGGATAA
- a CDS encoding FAD-dependent oxidoreductase: MSIPTQSRVVIIGGGIVGCSVAYHLTKLGWRDVLLLEQGRLSSGTTWHAAGLVGQLRSQSSMTRLIRYSTELYASLEKETELATGWKRCGSVSVARTSERMTQLRRTISAARAQGVDIEELSPKEAGDKWPVMRTDDLVGGVWLPGDGKANPSDITQALARGARNGGAIIRERVRVTAIETHQGRIKAVQTDQGRVECEVLAICAGQWSRTVGQMCGVSVPLHSAEHMYIVTGKIEGVTPDLPVMRDPDGYTYYKEEVGGLVMGGFEPDAKPWGMDGIPYPFEFQLLPDDWDQFGILMENALQRVPALETAEIKTFLNGPESFTPDNNFLLGEAPEVAGIYVGAGFNSMGIASAGGAGKALAEWIVEGEATSDLWPVDIRRFANFNNNPAWLKDRVKETLGLHYAMPWPNRELDSARPFRRSPLYERLAAKGAVFGSKMGWERPNYFARTEGERTIGYAFGTQNWFETVAAEHRACREAAGIVDMSSFAKFLLQGPKAEEALQRLAANDVAVPVGASVYTALLNARGTFESDLTAARIAPDSYLLLTGTAQATRDAHWIRRQLPEGVTLTDVTSAYAVLSLAGPKVVEILGRVSPASFAPADFPANAIRQITIGYATTWACRRSYLGDGFELYVPAEFALAIYDALHEAGADLGLVDAGYYAVDSLRIEKGFRAWGRELTPDINPYEAGLGFAVKLDKGDFIGRSALAAARPAPRTKRLIALVGPRPDGQMAWGGEAILADGKPVGEITSAAFGATVDGIVALGWAESHEPISQAWLDARNWTIDLAGTAVPVSVSLAAPLDLVRARGTMA, translated from the coding sequence ATGTCCATTCCCACGCAATCTCGTGTCGTCATCATCGGCGGCGGCATCGTCGGCTGCTCGGTCGCTTATCACCTGACCAAGCTCGGCTGGCGCGACGTGCTTCTCCTGGAGCAGGGGCGGCTCTCCTCGGGCACCACCTGGCATGCGGCAGGCCTGGTCGGGCAATTGCGCAGTCAGTCGAGCATGACGCGCCTGATCCGGTATTCGACGGAGCTTTACGCCTCCCTGGAGAAAGAGACCGAACTCGCCACAGGCTGGAAACGCTGCGGCTCCGTCTCCGTCGCCCGAACGTCCGAGCGCATGACGCAATTGCGCCGGACGATCTCGGCGGCACGCGCCCAGGGGGTCGACATCGAAGAGTTGAGCCCGAAGGAGGCCGGCGACAAATGGCCGGTGATGCGCACCGACGATCTCGTCGGCGGCGTCTGGCTCCCCGGTGACGGCAAGGCGAATCCGTCCGACATCACTCAGGCGCTGGCGCGGGGCGCCAGGAATGGCGGCGCGATCATTCGCGAGCGCGTCCGCGTCACCGCCATCGAGACGCATCAGGGGCGGATCAAGGCGGTGCAGACCGATCAAGGCCGTGTCGAATGCGAGGTTCTCGCCATCTGCGCCGGGCAATGGTCGCGCACGGTCGGGCAGATGTGCGGCGTCTCGGTGCCACTGCACTCGGCCGAGCATATGTATATCGTCACCGGCAAGATCGAGGGCGTGACGCCGGACCTGCCGGTGATGCGCGATCCCGACGGCTACACCTACTACAAGGAGGAGGTCGGCGGCCTCGTCATGGGCGGCTTCGAACCCGATGCGAAGCCCTGGGGCATGGACGGCATCCCTTATCCGTTCGAGTTCCAGCTCCTGCCCGATGATTGGGACCAGTTTGGGATCCTGATGGAGAACGCGCTGCAGCGTGTGCCGGCGCTCGAGACGGCCGAGATCAAGACCTTTCTGAACGGTCCCGAGAGCTTCACGCCCGACAACAACTTCCTGCTTGGCGAGGCTCCGGAGGTCGCCGGCATCTATGTCGGCGCCGGCTTCAACTCGATGGGCATCGCCTCGGCCGGCGGCGCCGGAAAGGCGCTGGCCGAATGGATCGTCGAGGGAGAAGCGACGAGCGATCTCTGGCCCGTCGACATTCGCCGCTTCGCCAATTTCAACAATAATCCGGCCTGGCTGAAGGACCGCGTCAAGGAGACGCTGGGTCTGCATTATGCGATGCCCTGGCCAAACCGGGAGCTCGACAGCGCCCGGCCGTTCCGCCGCTCGCCGCTCTATGAGCGGCTTGCCGCGAAAGGCGCCGTGTTCGGCTCCAAGATGGGCTGGGAGCGGCCGAACTATTTTGCGCGGACCGAGGGCGAGCGCACGATCGGCTACGCGTTTGGCACCCAGAACTGGTTCGAGACGGTCGCGGCCGAGCATCGGGCCTGCCGCGAGGCGGCCGGCATCGTCGACATGAGCAGCTTCGCCAAGTTCCTGCTCCAGGGCCCCAAGGCCGAGGAAGCCCTGCAGCGCCTGGCCGCCAACGACGTCGCGGTGCCTGTCGGCGCCTCGGTCTATACCGCGCTGCTGAACGCGCGCGGCACCTTCGAGAGCGATCTCACCGCCGCCCGCATCGCACCCGACAGCTATCTCCTGCTGACCGGCACGGCCCAGGCGACACGCGACGCGCACTGGATCAGGCGCCAGCTCCCGGAGGGCGTGACGCTGACGGATGTCACTTCGGCCTATGCCGTGCTCTCGCTGGCCGGCCCGAAGGTGGTGGAGATCCTCGGCCGCGTGTCGCCGGCCTCCTTCGCTCCCGCCGATTTCCCGGCCAACGCGATCCGGCAGATCACGATCGGCTACGCCACGACCTGGGCTTGCCGCCGCTCTTATCTGGGAGATGGCTTCGAACTTTACGTGCCAGCCGAATTCGCGCTCGCCATCTACGATGCGCTGCACGAGGCCGGTGCCGATCTCGGCCTTGTCGACGCAGGATACTATGCGGTCGACTCGCTGCGCATTGAGAAGGGCTTCCGCGCTTGGGGACGCGAGTTGACGCCGGACATCAACCCCTACGAGGCCGGTCTGGGCTTCGCCGTGAAGCTGGACAAAGGCGACTTCATCGGCCGCAGCGCGCTCGCCGCGGCCCGCCCGGCCCCACGCACGAAGCGGCTGATAGCGCTTGTCGGCCCACGCCCGGACGGTCAGATGGCCTGGGGCGGCGAGGCGATCCTGGCTGATGGCAAGCCGGTCGGCGAGATCACCTCGGCAGCGTTCGGCGCGACCGTCGATGGAATCGTTGCGCTCGGCTGGGCCGAAAGCCATGAGCCGATCAGCCAGGCCTGGCTCGACGCGCGCAACTGGACGATCGATCTTGCGGGGACGGCGGTTCCGGTCAGCGTCAGCCTGGCGGCGCCACTGGATCTCGTGCGGGCGCGCGGAACGATGGCATGA
- the purU gene encoding formyltetrahydrofolate deformylase, translated as MTDLTPLAPALPRDIVVQKPARILTLSCEDRPGIVHAVSGVLYRHGCNILESAQFSDPRDDQFFMRVAFAAGDRLDDAAFRREFDGVAGTFRMSWDTIDAMRPERVVLMVSRFGHCLNDLLFRQATGNLNITIPAIISNHRDFEPLAKNYGIPFHYLPVTAATKVEQEARLLEIVAQTEASLVVLARYMQVLSNDLCRALGGRAINIHHSFLPSFKGAKPYHQAYDRGVKLIGATAHYVTPDLDEGPIIDQDVARADHSLAPDDLVSVGRDIEAVVLARALRLHIERRVMLAGRRTVIFR; from the coding sequence ATGACCGATCTCACACCACTCGCACCCGCCCTGCCCCGGGACATCGTCGTGCAGAAGCCTGCCCGCATCCTTACCCTTTCCTGTGAGGACCGGCCCGGCATCGTGCACGCCGTCAGCGGGGTGCTTTACCGGCACGGCTGCAACATCCTGGAGAGTGCGCAGTTCAGCGACCCGCGCGACGACCAGTTCTTCATGCGCGTCGCCTTTGCTGCGGGCGACCGCCTCGACGATGCCGCCTTCCGGCGCGAATTCGACGGCGTCGCCGGGACCTTCCGCATGAGCTGGGACACCATTGACGCCATGCGCCCAGAGCGTGTCGTCCTGATGGTCTCACGCTTCGGCCATTGCCTGAACGATCTGCTGTTCCGCCAGGCGACCGGGAATCTCAACATAACGATTCCGGCGATCATCTCGAACCACCGTGATTTCGAGCCGCTGGCGAAGAATTACGGCATCCCGTTCCATTACCTGCCCGTCACCGCGGCGACCAAAGTGGAGCAGGAGGCAAGGCTGCTGGAGATCGTCGCGCAGACCGAAGCGTCGCTGGTCGTGCTCGCCCGCTATATGCAGGTGCTCTCCAACGATCTTTGCCGCGCGCTCGGCGGGCGGGCGATCAACATCCACCACTCCTTCCTGCCAAGCTTCAAGGGGGCCAAGCCCTACCATCAGGCCTATGACCGCGGCGTGAAGCTGATCGGAGCAACGGCACATTACGTGACCCCCGATCTCGACGAAGGCCCGATCATCGACCAGGACGTTGCGCGGGCCGATCATTCGCTCGCTCCCGACGATCTCGTCAGCGTGGGGCGCGACATCGAAGCCGTGGTTCTGGCGCGCGCCCTGCGCCTGCACATCGAACGGCGGGTGATGCTGGCCGGCCGGCGCACGGTCATCTTCCGCTAG